The genomic stretch TGCAGGAGCAGTATTTTTTACCCCACGGTAAGGAATATTCTGTACACTGGTATGCTGTGTAACGCTTTGGACCATATTGTTGTATTCCTCTGTCATAAACCGTATTTGGTTGTCCAACATGGAAAGCAGCTGCGGATTTTTTACATGGGGCCGGTACAGTTCAAACTGGTTAATTCCATCAACAGTGTCGGTTATAACTTCATGTAGTTCCATTGTTTCATGTGCTCCTAGTTCTGCAGTCATTTACATCCTCCTCATTTAGATTTGCTAATATTGTTTCTCCAATTATCTATAAAAATGCAATCTTTTTTCTTGACAGTGTCAACAGCATGTTATATCATTCTAACATGAAGTTATAAATATATAACACGAACAGGAGGCGACAATAATGGAAGGTGAAAAGAATTCTCTCAAATATCTAGGTTTCATGGGATTGTTGGGGCTATTAGGGTTTTTAACTGATAATACAGGCTTTTATGGTTTTTTCGGCTTTTTTGGTTTCTTTGCGTTCCAGAAAATAACCCCTGATGAACGCTTTAAGGCTAATGTTAGTAAGGCAGGCAGGAACGCTTTTTTCTTGTCACTGGTAATCTTTGCCCTGTCTAGCGTTTATGTGACTTTAACATCTGAACCTATGGCCTATATAGTTGGCTTTGCGGCGAATTTTGCCCTGCAGGTACTTGTTTTTACTTTTTCCTTGCAGTATTACGAAAAACATTAGGGGGAGATTTTATGGCACTAGTGACACGAATTAAAGAATACAGAGCGAAATACGATATGACGCAGGAAGATTTGGCAAATCTGGTTGGAGTAAGGCGTGAAACCATTATTCATCTGGAAAAAGGCAAGTATAATCCTTCTCTAAAGTTGTCTTATGATGTGGCCAAGGCCTTGAAGGTTTCCATAGACGAACTTTTTGACTTTGTAGAAGACAATTAATAATGTTACCCGGGGATTCTTTATCAGGTGCAGGTAAAGCCCCGGTTACTGATATTGTTGTCCGTCTTCGACTAAATTAGCAATTACTAGCACCTGCTTAATACGCCTGTTCCTCACTTTTTTTACTTTAAATTTATATCCTTCCCAGGAAACCGTTTCTCCCTCACTGGGAAGTTCCCCTAATTGTTCCAATATAAAGCCGGCAATGGTTTCATAATCCTTGTCGTGGGGGATACGTTTAAGACTAAGTGTTTCTATAATTTCTTGCATCGGGGTGCCCCCTTTAACCAACCATTCCCCCGGGGCGGTTTTTGAAATGAACCTTTTTTCGTTTACCACATCACCGATTATTTCATCTACTAGGTCTTCTAAAGTAACTAATCCTGCCGTCCCGCCATACTCGTCAACAATTATAGCCATTGCAATATTTTTTTGTCGAAATTCCTTTAAAAGTT from Bacillota bacterium encodes the following:
- a CDS encoding DUF3796 domain-containing protein, whose translation is MEGEKNSLKYLGFMGLLGLLGFLTDNTGFYGFFGFFGFFAFQKITPDERFKANVSKAGRNAFFLSLVIFALSSVYVTLTSEPMAYIVGFAANFALQVLVFTFSLQYYEKH
- a CDS encoding helix-turn-helix transcriptional regulator, translated to MALVTRIKEYRAKYDMTQEDLANLVGVRRETIIHLEKGKYNPSLKLSYDVAKALKVSIDELFDFVEDN